AGTCTACTTTAGGTTTTGGTATCGGTGAACGTCACCCTCGTCATGACCAAGTATTAAGTTATTTACAAAAAGTGGCAGTAGCTTCTGATCGAGTTAATATTGAGGAGATGGGTCGAACCACGCAATTTCGTTCACAAGTTTTGCTGACGATTTCTAGCCCCGATAATCTTAATAATATTGATGAAATTTTAGCAAGGCGCTCAAATATAGCAGCGTCATCTAAAGATCCTATTGTGGTCTGGCTAGGCTATAGTGTGCATGGCGATGAAATCAGTGGTACCAATGCCGCCATGGTGGTTGCATATCATTTAGCTGCCTCACAAGATAAAGCTGTTGCCGATATGCTCAACGACACTATTATCGTTATAGAGCCAAGTCTTAACCCTGACGGTATGGACAGATTTGTTAATTGGGTAACTACACATCGTGGGATCGCCGAGAACCCTGATCCAAACCATATTGAACATCATCAAAATTGGCGTACTGGTCGTACTAATCATTTTGGTTTTGACTTAAACCGAGATTGGTTGCTTTTATCGCAAAAAGAAAGCCAAAATCGCTTACCCTATTTTCATCAATATCAACCAAATGTGCTGGGTGACTTTCATGAAATGGGCGCGAACGGTAGTTATTTTTTTCAGCCTGGCATTCCAACACGAACCCACCCTTTAACACCGGAAAAAAATACCGAATTAACACAGTTGTTAGCAACTTATCATGCAAAAGCGCTCGATAAAAAAGAACGCTTATATTACAGCGAAGAAAGCTTCGATGATTTTTATTATGGAAAAGGCTCAACTTATCCTGATATCAATGGCGGCATTGGTGTGTTGTTTGAACAAGCCAGTAGTCGTGGTTTTCAACAACAAACGGTTAATGGTTTATTAACCTTTGAATACGGTATTCAAAATCATGTATTAACATCGTTATCGACTATTGAAGGTGCGTGGAAAAACCAAGCTAAATTTAAAGATTATCGTCGAGACTTTTTTAAATTAGCTGAAAAACAAGCCAGTGATGAAAGTTTTAACGGTTATATTTTTACCGAAACAAGTGACCATTATCGGTTACAAGCTTTCTTAAGTAAGTTACAACAACATCAAATTAAGGTTTATCCGCTTAAGCAAGATTATAAGCGTCATGAGCTAACATACATTGCTGAGCAGAGTTATTATATTCCGTTAGAGCAGCCACAATATCGCGTAATCAAGGCTTTGTTTAATCAACAACAAAACTTTGAAGATAATACTTTTTATGATGTTTCAGGCTGGACATTACCACTGGCAATGAATATCAAGTTTGATCAAGTTAGTAGTACTTGGGGCTTAAAAACACAAGAAAAATCTTGGCAGCCTAGCGAGGCAAAAGCAACTGAAGTAAGTGAATCAGCTTACGCTTATGCATTTGAGTGGCATGACTTTTTAGCACCTAAATTGTTAAACAAAATTACTAACGCCAACATTACAGCAAAGGTCGCTACTAAAGACTTTTCAGCGACAGTAAATGGCAAAGTTAAATCGTTTAATCAAGGCACTATTATTGTACCTGCTGGCATTCAACAAGTTGAAAACTGGCAGAGTATTTTGACTGACTTAGCGGCGCAAAGCCAAATACCGTTGAACGCTTTAGATACGGGGTTAACGGCGAAAGGTATTGATATAGGCAGTAGCTCTTTTCGTCCAGTATCGGCACCTAAAGTATTATTAGTGGGAGGCAAAGGCGTTTCACAATATGAAGCAGGAGAAATGCTTTATTACCTTGATAGCTTGCTTGAAATACCAGTAACGGTAGTCGAAATGCAAAGATTAAGTGCCATTGATTTAGCCGAATACAGTCATATTATTATGGTGGATGGGAAATATAAGGCTTTAAGTACTCAGGTAGTGGGAAAGTTTGCATCATGGGTGGCTAATGGTGGCGTAATTTTTGGCCAAAAAAGTGCTGCTCAATGGTTATCAACTAATGAGATACTTAAAATTGATTTTGTCAGCAAAAATCATATCGACCAACTGTTTGATACCGACAAGTTAACCTATGGTGATAAAGAAAAACTCTCTGCAAGAAAGCGCATTGCCGGTGCTATATTTAAAGCCGAGTTAGATATTAGTCATCCACTTGCTTACGGTTATCAACAAAGTGAATTACCCGTATTCCGTAACAGCACTATTATTATGGAGCAAACAGCAAAACCCTTCATTAGCGTAGCAAAATATAGCAAAACGCCTTTACTCAGTGGCTATTCAGATCAGAACTTGGTTAATCGTTTAGCAAATAATCCAACACTTGTTGCTCATAACGTTGGAAAAGGGCGAGTTATTGCAAGTACCGACGACTTAGTTTTTAGAGGTTACTTTTTAGGCAGTATGAAGATAGTGGCAAACAGCTTGTTTTTTGCCAAAGCGTTTAGCGCAACCTTAGCAGAGTAAAGCCAAGCTAGTTCGGAATGGCTAAACTAATACAGAGGAGTGTAATACTTTGCACTCCTCTGTTTTTCAGCAATTTACAGATCTCATTAGCGGTTGTTCCTGTGGTCACTACGTCATCTATTAAAATGATATTTTTCGGTAAACGCTCTCCTTTACCTAAATATAAACCGAAAGCGTTTTTTAAGTTTTTTCGGCGATCTAAACCAGATTTTCCTACCTGATTTTCAGTACACTTTTCACGAATCACTACATTAGCTTGATAAGAGTAATCAAAAGCTTTTGAAAACTTGCGCGCTATCAGATGTGCTTGATTAAAACCACGGGTTTGCCACTTTTTTAAATGTAATGGTACCGATAACACTGAGGTGTTGTCAGGGGTAATATTGGTTTTTTCAATCTCAAGGTAGTTATGCCAATGGTCAATTAATAGGTAGCTTAATAATTCAGCCAGCTCGGTTTTATGTTGATATTTTAACTGAGTAATCCAAGTATCTAATGGCCAAACATAGGGAGCAATGGCAATTAGGTGATCAAAATTCTTTTTTGGTATCAGTTTTGTCACCGCAGGCCAAGAAAGTAAGTCATAAGGCAGAAGCTGATAATTAAAATAAGGTAAATCTGCTTGGCAAAACTGACAAAGTAAGGGGTGATGTTGGCAAGCGTTACCACATAAAATGCAACTGCTTATTTTTAGCCTAAAAGCGCTAAAACGCTGGCTTAATAATCGTTGTAAATTTAATAATATTTTGTTGTTGTCGGTATTGCCAAATTCCATTTTTAGCATCCATTGGTTAAACTATGCGCCTACCCGTTATCGAGTTCACTAAGCATGACAAAAAGCATGACACAAAAATTAAAAATTGCGAGTACAGGACAAGGAACTCCGCTAGTGTTTATTCATGGTTGGGGCCTTAACTCTGCTGTTTGGCAGCCTTGCTTAGCGAATTTACAGACTGATTTTGAAGTTATTACCGTTGATCTTCCAGGTTTTGCTACAAATAATTCGGTGCAACTGGCTGAATATTCTTTAGTTGAAATAGCTGAACTGATTACTCTGGCGGTTGGGAAACCTGCTATTTATATTGGTTGGTCGTTAGGTGGGTTAATTGCTAGTCAAATAGCCATTTCACACCCTAAGCTATTATTAGGGTTAGTTACTGTTGCAAGTTCTCCTCAGTTTGTTGAACGTGATAATTGGCCTGGTATTAAAGCGAGCGTATTGGCATTGTTTCACCAGCAATTAGCTCAAGACACGACAAAAACCATTAGCAATTTTTTGAAAATTCAAGCCATGGGCAGCCCACATATACGCCAAGACATTAAAACAATTCGTGATCTAGTTATGCAGTATGCTCAACCTAGTAGACAGGTGTTAGACGATTCATTAAGTTTATTAGAGACATCAAATTTGTCTGAGCAGATACAATCGATTGATAAGCCATTTTTAAGGCTTTACGGAAAGCTTGATGGTTTAGTACCTAAACAAGTCATAAGTAGAGTTGATGAAATTGTACCTAATAGTCAAAGTTATATATTTGAACAAGCTTCACATGCGCCATTCATATCCCATCAAAGCGAGTTTCTAGTGGTATTAAAGAATTGGATAGCCCAAAATTTCACTAAAAATACATAGTTTACTTTTTGGCTTTTTTGGTCAATAATTAAACAGATAAGCAAGTGTAATAATTTAGGAGAGTTTTATGGAAATTCAATCCGCTTTTAATACTGGCCTTCAAGGCTTTCAAAAAGCCACTGAAAGTGCCTATGAAGCTGCTGAAAATATAGCCACCAACGTAGGTATAACACCTGAAACATATGGTATAGGTGGGCAAAGTAGTAATCAAATTTCAGATACATCTCCTCAGCTTTCAAACAACACAGTAAGCCTTACACAATCAGTGGTTGAATTACGTGTGGCAGAATTTCAAGCTAAAGCGTCTGCTAACGTTATAGAGTCAGCTGATGAAAACCTAGGGACTTTACTGGACGTTCGCGTTTAGCCACTATGAATATCACACCACAAAGCAATCAAGTTCCCGTACAAACTGCTGTAAACCTGCAGACTGATAGCTTGCGCCGTGATAATCAACAAAGAGAAATCATCACACGGCCCGAGCCATCGAGCCAATCAGCCGCGGAAAAAGGGGTTGCTTCAGATAAAGAGCGGGGTCGTACACCTGCGCAAAATAATCAACAAGTAGATTTTGCTAGTTTACGCAAGCAAGCAGAACTTGCTAACGATGTTATTGGCAATGGCTCAGGCCGTAACGCTG
The Colwellia sp. Arc7-D genome window above contains:
- a CDS encoding M14 family zinc carboxypeptidase; translated protein: MSTYLPSDSVYNQKIPTPESTLGFGIGERHPRHDQVLSYLQKVAVASDRVNIEEMGRTTQFRSQVLLTISSPDNLNNIDEILARRSNIAASSKDPIVVWLGYSVHGDEISGTNAAMVVAYHLAASQDKAVADMLNDTIIVIEPSLNPDGMDRFVNWVTTHRGIAENPDPNHIEHHQNWRTGRTNHFGFDLNRDWLLLSQKESQNRLPYFHQYQPNVLGDFHEMGANGSYFFQPGIPTRTHPLTPEKNTELTQLLATYHAKALDKKERLYYSEESFDDFYYGKGSTYPDINGGIGVLFEQASSRGFQQQTVNGLLTFEYGIQNHVLTSLSTIEGAWKNQAKFKDYRRDFFKLAEKQASDESFNGYIFTETSDHYRLQAFLSKLQQHQIKVYPLKQDYKRHELTYIAEQSYYIPLEQPQYRVIKALFNQQQNFEDNTFYDVSGWTLPLAMNIKFDQVSSTWGLKTQEKSWQPSEAKATEVSESAYAYAFEWHDFLAPKLLNKITNANITAKVATKDFSATVNGKVKSFNQGTIIVPAGIQQVENWQSILTDLAAQSQIPLNALDTGLTAKGIDIGSSSFRPVSAPKVLLVGGKGVSQYEAGEMLYYLDSLLEIPVTVVEMQRLSAIDLAEYSHIIMVDGKYKALSTQVVGKFASWVANGGVIFGQKSAAQWLSTNEILKIDFVSKNHIDQLFDTDKLTYGDKEKLSARKRIAGAIFKAELDISHPLAYGYQQSELPVFRNSTIIMEQTAKPFISVAKYSKTPLLSGYSDQNLVNRLANNPTLVAHNVGKGRVIASTDDLVFRGYFLGSMKIVANSLFFAKAFSATLAE
- a CDS encoding ComF family protein, which gives rise to MEFGNTDNNKILLNLQRLLSQRFSAFRLKISSCILCGNACQHHPLLCQFCQADLPYFNYQLLPYDLLSWPAVTKLIPKKNFDHLIAIAPYVWPLDTWITQLKYQHKTELAELLSYLLIDHWHNYLEIEKTNITPDNTSVLSVPLHLKKWQTRGFNQAHLIARKFSKAFDYSYQANVVIREKCTENQVGKSGLDRRKNLKNAFGLYLGKGERLPKNIILIDDVVTTGTTANEICKLLKNRGVQSITLLCISLAIPN
- the bioH gene encoding pimeloyl-ACP methyl ester esterase BioH, whose translation is MTQKLKIASTGQGTPLVFIHGWGLNSAVWQPCLANLQTDFEVITVDLPGFATNNSVQLAEYSLVEIAELITLAVGKPAIYIGWSLGGLIASQIAISHPKLLLGLVTVASSPQFVERDNWPGIKASVLALFHQQLAQDTTKTISNFLKIQAMGSPHIRQDIKTIRDLVMQYAQPSRQVLDDSLSLLETSNLSEQIQSIDKPFLRLYGKLDGLVPKQVISRVDEIVPNSQSYIFEQASHAPFISHQSEFLVVLKNWIAQNFTKNT